The Astatotilapia calliptera chromosome 17, fAstCal1.2, whole genome shotgun sequence genome has a segment encoding these proteins:
- the LOC113009427 gene encoding interferon-induced protein with tetratricopeptide repeats 2-like: MSSSQSQSTLESKLEALQCHFNWNLDCSRSTLFRLKYNLEDIGTEEGYSWLGHIYNLQGFIHYELGFSEDALRFFSRATEAFRQMRNTVSDEGPWLVVNYGNLAWLHNQQGEQVQSQNYLSKINALMNEYPSPSQDELHPEISAEKAWTLMKFNKEKKLLAIDYFQRAIRMQPDMVAWRTSYVLALVNAHNNSDHAIVEKMRIAKEHDPENLYLAALYLDACPQKGTKMKDEVCTLARRVLKKPVSSYSGINPVLMLYSKYLSVHEAIDLIEEALERHPDERYLKWCAANCYRSRIFSRQTRTNLLERSMIDKAISLCKEVISLYPHSSLNMKITLADMYVKVNKQDKADQIYNELLESDLEYKEQQMLYNKYAKHLYFNGKLIDRQNSIEYHKKAAVIPHQSFHRENSITMLEKYTKKYGSREIEEFLIKLQQ, translated from the exons ATGAG TTCTTCTCAGAGTCAGTCAACGTTGGAGTCCAAACTGGAGGCTCTGCAGTGCCACTTCAACTGGAATCTGGACTGTAGCAGGTCCACACTTTTCCGTCTCAAGTACAATTTGGAGGACATTGGCACCGAAGAGGGGTACAGCTGGTTGGGTCACATTTATAACTTGCAGGGGTTCATTCACTACGAGCTGGGCTTCAGTGAAGATGCCCTGCGTTTTTTCAGCAGAGCCACAGAAGCCTTCCGTCAGATGAGAAACACAGTATCAGATGAGGGTCCCTGGCTGGTAGTGAACTATGGGAACCTGGCTTGGCTACACAACCAACAGGGAGAACAAGTACAAAGTCAGAATTACCTGTCAAAAATTAATGCACTGATGAATGAATACCCATCTCCATCCCAGGATGAACTCCATCCAGAGATCTCTGCAGAAAAAGCCTGGACCCTGATGAAgttcaacaaagaaaaaaagctgctggctATAGATTACTTCCAGAGAGCCATCAGGATGCAGCCTGACATGGTGGCATGGCGGACCAGCTATGTGTTAGCATTAGTGAATGCTCATAACAATAGCGACCATGCCATCGTGGAAAAAATGAGAATCGCCAAAGAACACGATCCAGAGAACTTGTACCTTGCTGCTCTTTACCTTGATGCATGTCCtcaaaaaggaacaaaaatgaaagatgaagtATGCACATTGGCCAGAAGAGTTTTAAAAAAGCCAGTTAGCAGCTACAGTGGTATCAATCCGGTACTTATGCTTTACAGTAAATATTTATCTGTACATGAAGCTATTGATTTGATAGAAGAAGCTCTGGAAAGACATCCAGATGAACGTTACCTGAAGTGGTGTGCTGCGAACTGCTACAGAAGTAGGATCTTTTCCAGGCAGACAAGGACCAATCTGCTCGAGCGCAGCATGATTGACAAAGCCATCAGTCTCTGTAAGGAGGTGATTTCGCTTTACCCTCATTCTTCACTTAACATGAAAATAACTCTTGCAGACATGTATGTAAAGGTAAATAAGCAAGACAAAGCTGACCAGATATACAATGAACTGCTAGAAAGTGACCTGGAATATAAGGAGCAACAAATGCTTTacaacaaatatgcaaaacatttatattttaacgGAAAGTTGATTGATAGACAAAATTCAATAGAATATCACAAGAAGGCAGCAGTGATACCACACCAATCCTTCCATCGTGAAAACAGCATTACAATGCTGGAGAAATACACTAAAAAATATGGTAGCAGAGAAATAGAGGAATTTCTAATCAAGCTGCAACAGTAA